The Clupea harengus chromosome 6, Ch_v2.0.2, whole genome shotgun sequence genome contains a region encoding:
- the madd gene encoding MAP kinase-activating death domain protein isoform X45, with protein MEKKKMCPRLLDYLVVVGVRQPSSDSVSQTPQLLRRYPLEDQPDFPLPPDVVFFCQPEGCLSIRQRRVSLRDDASFVFTLTDKDSGVTRYGICVNFYRSFQRGHHKPRPEGRGDKNAPTTEMGVEATEKSEVSSAEEADLVPPAGEAVHAKSPQPKRGVRAAPRNRNSTLTSLCILSHYPFFSTFRECLYILKRMVDCCSQRLNQRAGLPKGTQRDTMWRMFTGALSTEEKEKGSQLLQDLREIESWVYRLLRSPVPVAGQRRVDVEVLPHEMQPALTFALPDSSRFCMVDFPLHLPLELLGVDGCLLVLSCILLEHKVVLQSRDYNALSMSVMAFVSMIYPLEYMFPVIPLLPTCMASAEQLLLAPTPYIIGVPASFFLYKADFRMPDDVWLVDLDCNKVLRPTNAEILPPLPEPESSELKKHLKQALASMSLNTQPILNLEKFQEGQELPLLPPGRDKASPSSTEFNPLIYGNDVDSVDVATRVAMVRFFNSPNVLQGFQMHTRTLRLFPRPVVAFQATSFLASRPRRSCFADKLSHTQAVEYYGEWALNPTNLAFQRIHNNVFDPSLIGDKPKWYAHQLQPVFYRVYDGSSQLAEALSGPLEDEANDSDPTDDSGSDSEGYDDSSSSYSSLGDFVNEMIKGDISGDTPNVDPPCHAALGDASEVEFHDFQEYKVEEGVEPEPEGEGLPEASEGQPLRSSSSTTASSSPSTIIQGVNHEQPDPAEIEASASAALKNAVPGLASQPFARPAPDPASTDPANKKKDYDNPYFEPQYGFPVEEDADSEEQEESYTPRFNQNLNGNKPQRPLRPSSLKLPGESDGEGDSRNSSPNSTISNNSGDGFGGLMSFASNLYKNHGTSFSLSNLALPNKAAREKATPFPSLKGARGPRALVDQKSSVIKHSPTVKRESPSPQGRANNTSENQQFLKEVVQSVLDGQGVGWLNMKKVRRLLENEQLRVFVLSKLNRAVQSEEDARQEVIGDVEISRKVYKGMLDLLKCTVSSLEHSYTNAGLGGMASVFSLLEIARTHYQTKEPEKRKRSPMEGASSPGSKESPSGRMEGARAAGVLLVPRLQLHPPSATGKGPHHFDTRSLNEENFIASIGAEGAKKSGEGGDTEEKRSQISADSGLSVTSGSQKSDTESVASSEPPALTRSTSQDSEASTVVSNSSGETLGADSDLSSTAGDGLGARPAPHLNLSRGTLSDSEIETNPATSAVFGKTHKLKPGPKEPARVMAKGGPAPPLEDVSMRIYLCEGLLGRDKSSVWDQLEDAAMETFSLSKERSTLWDQVQFWEDAFLDAVMLEREGMGMDQGPHEMIDRYLSLGDHDRKRLEDDEDRLLATLLHNMIAYMLMMKVTQNDVRKKVRRLMGKSHIGLTYSQEINDILDRLNNLNGRELPIRPSGSRHIKKQTFVVHAGTDTTGDIFFMEVCDDCIVLRSNIGTVYERWWYEKLINMTYCPKTKVLCLWRRNGQETQLNKFYTKKCRELYYCVKDSMERAAARQQSIKPGPELGGEFPVQDMKSGEGGLLQVTLEGINLKFMHNQFLKLKKW; from the exons CCCCCGCCTGCTGGACTACCTGGTGGTAGTCGGAGTCAG GCAGCCCAGCAGTGACAGCGTGTCTCAGACCCCACAGCTGCTGCGCCGCTACCCGCTGGAGGACCAGCCCGACTTCCCGCTGCCACCCGACGTGGTGTTCTTCTGCCAGCCCGAGGGCTGCCTGAGCATCCGCCAGCGGCGCGTCAGCCTTCGCGACGACGCCTCCTTTGTCTTCACGCTCACTGACAAGGACTCGGGTGTCACGCGCTACGGCATCTGTGTCAACTTCTACCGCTCTTTCCAGCGGGGACACCACAAGCCTCGGCCAGAGGGAAGAG GAGACAAGAATGCCCCGACAACCGAAATGGGTGTGGAAGCCACGGAAAAATCCGAGGTCTCCTCCGCCGAAGAGGCGGACTTGGTGCCCCCCGCGGGAGAGGCGGTCCACGCTAAGTCCCCCCAGCCCAAGCGCGGCGTTCGGGCGGCCCCTCGCAACCGCAACAGCACCCTGACTTCGCTGTGCATCCTCAGCCACTACCCCTTCTTCTCCACCTTCCGGGAATGTCTCTACATCCTCAAGCGGATGGTGGACTGCTGCAGCCAGAGGCTCAACCAGCGTGCCGGCCTGCCCAAGGGCACACAGAG gGACACCATGTGGCGCATGTTCACGGGGGCGCTCTCcacggaggagaaggagaaaggcagCCAGCTGCTGCAGGACCTGCGCGAGATCGAGTCGTGGGTGTACCGGCTGCTGCGCTCGCCCGTGCCCGTGGCGGGCCAGCGGCGCGTGGACGTGGAGGTGCTGCCGCACGAGATGCAGCCGGCGCTCACCTTCGCCCTGCCCGACTCCTCACGCTTCTGCATGGTGGACTTCCCCCTGCACCTGCCGCTGGAGCTGCTGGGCGTGGACGGCTGTCTGCTGGTGCTCAGCTGCATCCTGCTCGAGCacaag GTGGTGCTTCAGTCTCGGGACTATAATGCCCTGTCCATGAGCGTGATGGCGTTTGTGTCTATGATCTACCCTCTGGAGTACATGTTCCCAGTCATCCCACTGCTGCCCACGTGCATGGCCTCAGCTGAACAA CTTCTTCTTGCACCCACCCCCTACATCATTGGCGTTCCGGCCAGCTTCTTCCTGTACAAGGCTGATTTCAGGATGCCAGATGATGTGTGGCTAGTTGATCTTGACTGCAACAAG gTCCTCAGACCCACCAATGCGGAgatccttccccctctccctgagCCGGAGTCATCTGAGCTGAAGAAGCATCTGAAGCAG GCTCTGGCCAGCATGAGCCTCAACACCCAGCCCATCCTCAACCTGGAGAAGTTCCAGGAGGGCCAGGAGCTGCCGCTGCTCCCGCCGGGCCGGGACAAGGCCTCGCCGTCCTCCACCGAGTTCAACCCCCTCATCTACGGCAATGACGTGGACTCTGTGGATGTGGCCACCAG ggttgccatggtgaggTTCTTCAACTCGCCCAACGTTCTGCAGGGGTTCCAGATGCACACGCGCACGCTGCGCCTCTTCCCCCGACCCGTGGTTGCCTTCCAGGCCACGTCCTTCCTGGCCTCCCGGCCACGGCGTAGCTGCTTTGCCGACAAACTGTCGCACACGCAGGCCGTGGAGTACTACGGGGAGTGGGCCCTCAACCCCACCAATCTGGCCTTCCAGAGGATTCACAACA ATGTGTTTGATCCCTCTCTGATTGGGGACAAGCCCAAGTGGTACGCGCACCAGCTGCAGCCGGTGTTCTATCGCGTGTATGACGGCTCGTCTCAGCTGGCTGAGGCCTTGAGCGGGCCGTTGGAGGACGAGGCCAACGACTCCGACCCCACCGACGACAG tggcAGTGACAGTGAAGGCTATGATGACTCCAGCTCTTCTTACTCCTCCCTCGGGGACTTTGTGAATGAGATGATCAAAGGGGACATTTCGGGAGACACTCCAA ATGTGGATCCACCTTGCCACGCTGCGCTGGGGGACGCCAGTGAGGTGGAGTTCCACGACTTCCAGGAGTACAAGGTGGAGGAGGGCGTTGAGCCGGAGCCCGAGGGGGAGGGTCTGCCAGAGGCATCAGAGGGCCAGCCGCtgcgctccagctccagcaccacggccagctccagccccagcaccATCATCCAGGGGGTCAACCAC GAGCAGCCTGACCCTGCAGAGATTGAGGCATCTGCGAGTGCTGCCCTCAAGAACGCTGTCCCGGGATTGGCCAGCCAGCCTTTCGCACGCCCCGCCCCTGACCCCGCCTCCACAGACCCGGCCAATAAGAAGAAAGACTATGACAATCCTTACTTTGAGCCTCAGTATGGCTTCCCTGTGGAAGAGGATGCAGACAGCGAGGAACAGGAGGAAAGCTACACTCCCCGCTTCAACCAGAACCTCAACGGCAACAA GCCACAGCGCCCCCTGCGGCCCAGCAGCCTTAAGCTTCCGGGGGAGTCCGACGGCGAGGGAGATTCCCGCAACAGCTCGCCCAACTCCACCATCTCCAACAACAGCGGCGATGGATTTGGGGGCCTCATGTCCTTTGCCA GTAACCTGTACAAGAACCACGGCACAAGCTTCAGCCTCTCCAACCTGGCTCTGCCCAACAAGGCTGCTAGGGAGAAGGCCACCCCCTTCCCCAGCCTCAAAG GGGCTCGTGGTCCCAGAGCTCTGGTGGACCAGAAGTCCTCGGTCATCAAGCACAGCCCCACTGTAAAGAGGGAGTCTCCCTCCCCGCAGGGAAGAGCCAACAACACTAG CGAGAACCAGCAGTTCCTGAAGGAGGTGGTGCAGAGCGTGCTGGACGGCCAGGGAGTGGGCTGGCTCAACATGAAGAAGGTGCGCCGCCTGCTGGAGAACGAGCAGCTGCGCGTCTTTGTGCTCAGCAAGCTCAACCGCGCCGTCCAATCGGAGGAAGACGCCCGGCAGGAGGTCATCGGGGACGTG GAGATAAGCAGAAAGGTGTATAAGGGCATGCTGGACCTGCTGAAGTGTACGGTCTCCAGTCTGGAGCACTCCTACACCAACGCGGGCCTCGGGGGCATGGCCAGCGTGTTCAGCCTGCTGGAGATCGCACGCACCCACTACCAGACCAAAG AGCCCGAGAAGCGAAAGCGCAGCCCCATGGAGGGCGCCAGCAGCCCGGGCAGCAAGGAGAGCCCGTCGGGCCGCATGGAGGGCGCCCGGGCTGCCGGCGTGCTGCTGGTGCCCCGGCTCCAGCTCCACCCGCCCTCCGCCACCGGGAAGGGGCCCCACCACTTTGATACCCGCAGTCTGAACGAGGAGAATTTTATTGCCTCAATCG GGGCTGAGGGGGCCAAGAAAAGTGGCGAGGGTGGCGACACGGAGGAGAAGAGGTCCCAGATCAGTGCTGACAGCGGCCTGAGCGTGACCTCTGGTTCACAG AAGAGCGATACCGAGTCTGTGGCCAGCTCTGAACCTCCAGCCCTAACCAGGAGCACCAGTCAGGACTCTGAGGCCAGCACAGTG GTAAGCAACAGCTCAGGGGAGACCCTGGGAGCGGACAGCGACCTGAGCAGCACAGCAGGGGACGGTCTGGGAGCCCGGCCCGCCCCACACCTCAACCTCTCCAGGGGCACTCTCTCCGACAGCGAGATCGAGACCAACCCTGCCACCAGCGCCGTCTTT GGGAAGACCCATAAGCTGAAGCCAGGTCCGAAGGAGCCGGCGAGGGTCATGGCCAAAGGAGGGCCAGCACCTCCTCTGGAGGATGTCAGCATGAGGATCTACCTGTGCGAGGGGCTGCTGG GGCGGGACAAGAGCTCCGTCTGGGACCAACTGGAAGATGCCGCCATGGAGACCTTCTCTTTGA GCAAAGAGCGCTCCACTCTGTGGGACCAGGTGCAGTTCTGGGAGGATGCCTTCCTGGATGCAGTCAtgctggagagggagggcaTGGGCATGGACCAGGGCCCGCATGAGATGATTGACAG GTACCTGTCTCTGGGCGACCATGACAGAAAGCGCCTGGAGGATGACGAAGACCGGCTGTTAGCCACGCTACTGCACAACATGATTGCCTACATGCTGATGATGAAG gTGACCCAGAATGATGTTCGGAAGAAGGTGAGGCGTCTGATGGGAAAGTCTCACATTGGCCTGACTTACAGCCAGGAGATCAATGACATTCTAGACCGCCTCAATAACCTG AATGGTCGCGAGCTACCCATCAGGCCGAGCGGCAGCCGCCACATTAAGAAGCAGACGTTTGTGGTGCATGCTGGGACAGACACCACAGGGGACATCTTCTTCATGGAG GTCTGCGACGACTGCATCGTGCTGCGCAGCAACATCGGCACCGTCTACGAGCGCTGGTGGTACGAGAAGCTCATCAACATGACCTACTGTCCCAAGACCAAGGTGCTGTGCCTTTGGCGACGCAATGGCCAAGAGACTCAGCTCAACAAGTTCTACACTAAAAAG
- the madd gene encoding MAP kinase-activating death domain protein isoform X11, whose amino-acid sequence MEKKKMCPRLLDYLVVVGVRQPSSDSVSQTPQLLRRYPLEDQPDFPLPPDVVFFCQPEGCLSIRQRRVSLRDDASFVFTLTDKDSGVTRYGICVNFYRSFQRGHHKPRPEGRGDKNAPTTEMGVEATEKSEVSSAEEADLVPPAGEAVHAKSPQPKRGVRAAPRNRNSTLTSLCILSHYPFFSTFRECLYILKRMVDCCSQRLNQRAGLPKGTQRDTMWRMFTGALSTEEKEKGSQLLQDLREIESWVYRLLRSPVPVAGQRRVDVEVLPHEMQPALTFALPDSSRFCMVDFPLHLPLELLGVDGCLLVLSCILLEHKVVLQSRDYNALSMSVMAFVSMIYPLEYMFPVIPLLPTCMASAEQLLLAPTPYIIGVPASFFLYKADFRMPDDVWLVDLDCNKVLRPTNAEILPPLPEPESSELKKHLKQLMQALASMSLNTQPILNLEKFQEGQELPLLPPGRDKASPSSTEFNPLIYGNDVDSVDVATRVAMVRFFNSPNVLQGFQMHTRTLRLFPRPVVAFQATSFLASRPRRSCFADKLSHTQAVEYYGEWALNPTNLAFQRIHNNVFDPSLIGDKPKWYAHQLQPVFYRVYDGSSQLAEALSGPLEDEANDSDPTDDSGSDSEGYDDSSSSYSSLGDFVNEMIKGDISGDTPNVDPPCHAALGDASEVEFHDFQEYKVEEGVEPEPEGEGLPEASEGQPLRSSSSTTASSSPSTIIQGVNHEQPDPAEIEASASAALKNAVPGLASQPFARPAPDPASTDPANKKKDYDNPYFEPQYGFPVEEDADSEEQEESYTPRFNQNLNGNKPQRPLRPSSLKLPGESDGEGDSRNSSPNSTISNNSGDGFGGLMSFASNLYKNHGTSFSLSNLALPNKAAREKATPFPSLKGARGPRALVDQKSSVIKHSPTVKRESPSPQGRANNTSENQQFLKEVVQSVLDGQGVGWLNMKKVRRLLENEQLRVFVLSKLNRAVQSEEDARQEVIGDVEISRKVYKGMLDLLKCTVSSLEHSYTNAGLGGMASVFSLLEIARTHYQTKEPEKRKRSPMEGASSPGSKESPSGRMEGARAAGVLLVPRLQLHPPSATGKGPHHFDTRSLNEENFIASIELWSKHQDNRKQNALEKEQRAEGAKKSGEGGDTEEKRSQISADSGLSVTSGSQKSDTESVASSEPPALTRSTSQDSEASTVVSNSSGETLGADSDLSSTAGDGLGARPAPHLNLSRGTLSDSEIETNPATSAVFGKTHKLKPGPKEPARVMAKGGPAPPLEDVSMRIYLCEGLLGRDKSSVWDQLEDAAMETFSLSKERSTLWDQVQFWEDAFLDAVMLEREGMGMDQGPHEMIDRYLSLGDHDRKRLEDDEDRLLATLLHNMIAYMLMMKVTQNDVRKKVRRLMGKSHIGLTYSQEINDILDRLNNLNGRELPIRPSGSRHIKKQTFVVHAGTDTTGDIFFMEVCDDCIVLRSNIGTVYERWWYEKLINMTYCPKTKVLCLWRRNGQETQLNKFYTKKCRELYYCVKDSMERAAARQQSIKPGPELGGEFPVQDMKSGEGGLLQVTLEGINLKFMHNQERKVFIELKHIKKCNTVKGVFVLEEFVPETKEVVIHKYKTPMAHQICYSVLCLFSYVAAVKGKEAEGKPKLLSPRPLAS is encoded by the exons CCCCCGCCTGCTGGACTACCTGGTGGTAGTCGGAGTCAG GCAGCCCAGCAGTGACAGCGTGTCTCAGACCCCACAGCTGCTGCGCCGCTACCCGCTGGAGGACCAGCCCGACTTCCCGCTGCCACCCGACGTGGTGTTCTTCTGCCAGCCCGAGGGCTGCCTGAGCATCCGCCAGCGGCGCGTCAGCCTTCGCGACGACGCCTCCTTTGTCTTCACGCTCACTGACAAGGACTCGGGTGTCACGCGCTACGGCATCTGTGTCAACTTCTACCGCTCTTTCCAGCGGGGACACCACAAGCCTCGGCCAGAGGGAAGAG GAGACAAGAATGCCCCGACAACCGAAATGGGTGTGGAAGCCACGGAAAAATCCGAGGTCTCCTCCGCCGAAGAGGCGGACTTGGTGCCCCCCGCGGGAGAGGCGGTCCACGCTAAGTCCCCCCAGCCCAAGCGCGGCGTTCGGGCGGCCCCTCGCAACCGCAACAGCACCCTGACTTCGCTGTGCATCCTCAGCCACTACCCCTTCTTCTCCACCTTCCGGGAATGTCTCTACATCCTCAAGCGGATGGTGGACTGCTGCAGCCAGAGGCTCAACCAGCGTGCCGGCCTGCCCAAGGGCACACAGAG gGACACCATGTGGCGCATGTTCACGGGGGCGCTCTCcacggaggagaaggagaaaggcagCCAGCTGCTGCAGGACCTGCGCGAGATCGAGTCGTGGGTGTACCGGCTGCTGCGCTCGCCCGTGCCCGTGGCGGGCCAGCGGCGCGTGGACGTGGAGGTGCTGCCGCACGAGATGCAGCCGGCGCTCACCTTCGCCCTGCCCGACTCCTCACGCTTCTGCATGGTGGACTTCCCCCTGCACCTGCCGCTGGAGCTGCTGGGCGTGGACGGCTGTCTGCTGGTGCTCAGCTGCATCCTGCTCGAGCacaag GTGGTGCTTCAGTCTCGGGACTATAATGCCCTGTCCATGAGCGTGATGGCGTTTGTGTCTATGATCTACCCTCTGGAGTACATGTTCCCAGTCATCCCACTGCTGCCCACGTGCATGGCCTCAGCTGAACAA CTTCTTCTTGCACCCACCCCCTACATCATTGGCGTTCCGGCCAGCTTCTTCCTGTACAAGGCTGATTTCAGGATGCCAGATGATGTGTGGCTAGTTGATCTTGACTGCAACAAG gTCCTCAGACCCACCAATGCGGAgatccttccccctctccctgagCCGGAGTCATCTGAGCTGAAGAAGCATCTGAAGCAG CTCATGCAG GCTCTGGCCAGCATGAGCCTCAACACCCAGCCCATCCTCAACCTGGAGAAGTTCCAGGAGGGCCAGGAGCTGCCGCTGCTCCCGCCGGGCCGGGACAAGGCCTCGCCGTCCTCCACCGAGTTCAACCCCCTCATCTACGGCAATGACGTGGACTCTGTGGATGTGGCCACCAG ggttgccatggtgaggTTCTTCAACTCGCCCAACGTTCTGCAGGGGTTCCAGATGCACACGCGCACGCTGCGCCTCTTCCCCCGACCCGTGGTTGCCTTCCAGGCCACGTCCTTCCTGGCCTCCCGGCCACGGCGTAGCTGCTTTGCCGACAAACTGTCGCACACGCAGGCCGTGGAGTACTACGGGGAGTGGGCCCTCAACCCCACCAATCTGGCCTTCCAGAGGATTCACAACA ATGTGTTTGATCCCTCTCTGATTGGGGACAAGCCCAAGTGGTACGCGCACCAGCTGCAGCCGGTGTTCTATCGCGTGTATGACGGCTCGTCTCAGCTGGCTGAGGCCTTGAGCGGGCCGTTGGAGGACGAGGCCAACGACTCCGACCCCACCGACGACAG tggcAGTGACAGTGAAGGCTATGATGACTCCAGCTCTTCTTACTCCTCCCTCGGGGACTTTGTGAATGAGATGATCAAAGGGGACATTTCGGGAGACACTCCAA ATGTGGATCCACCTTGCCACGCTGCGCTGGGGGACGCCAGTGAGGTGGAGTTCCACGACTTCCAGGAGTACAAGGTGGAGGAGGGCGTTGAGCCGGAGCCCGAGGGGGAGGGTCTGCCAGAGGCATCAGAGGGCCAGCCGCtgcgctccagctccagcaccacggccagctccagccccagcaccATCATCCAGGGGGTCAACCAC GAGCAGCCTGACCCTGCAGAGATTGAGGCATCTGCGAGTGCTGCCCTCAAGAACGCTGTCCCGGGATTGGCCAGCCAGCCTTTCGCACGCCCCGCCCCTGACCCCGCCTCCACAGACCCGGCCAATAAGAAGAAAGACTATGACAATCCTTACTTTGAGCCTCAGTATGGCTTCCCTGTGGAAGAGGATGCAGACAGCGAGGAACAGGAGGAAAGCTACACTCCCCGCTTCAACCAGAACCTCAACGGCAACAA GCCACAGCGCCCCCTGCGGCCCAGCAGCCTTAAGCTTCCGGGGGAGTCCGACGGCGAGGGAGATTCCCGCAACAGCTCGCCCAACTCCACCATCTCCAACAACAGCGGCGATGGATTTGGGGGCCTCATGTCCTTTGCCA GTAACCTGTACAAGAACCACGGCACAAGCTTCAGCCTCTCCAACCTGGCTCTGCCCAACAAGGCTGCTAGGGAGAAGGCCACCCCCTTCCCCAGCCTCAAAG GGGCTCGTGGTCCCAGAGCTCTGGTGGACCAGAAGTCCTCGGTCATCAAGCACAGCCCCACTGTAAAGAGGGAGTCTCCCTCCCCGCAGGGAAGAGCCAACAACACTAG CGAGAACCAGCAGTTCCTGAAGGAGGTGGTGCAGAGCGTGCTGGACGGCCAGGGAGTGGGCTGGCTCAACATGAAGAAGGTGCGCCGCCTGCTGGAGAACGAGCAGCTGCGCGTCTTTGTGCTCAGCAAGCTCAACCGCGCCGTCCAATCGGAGGAAGACGCCCGGCAGGAGGTCATCGGGGACGTG GAGATAAGCAGAAAGGTGTATAAGGGCATGCTGGACCTGCTGAAGTGTACGGTCTCCAGTCTGGAGCACTCCTACACCAACGCGGGCCTCGGGGGCATGGCCAGCGTGTTCAGCCTGCTGGAGATCGCACGCACCCACTACCAGACCAAAG AGCCCGAGAAGCGAAAGCGCAGCCCCATGGAGGGCGCCAGCAGCCCGGGCAGCAAGGAGAGCCCGTCGGGCCGCATGGAGGGCGCCCGGGCTGCCGGCGTGCTGCTGGTGCCCCGGCTCCAGCTCCACCCGCCCTCCGCCACCGGGAAGGGGCCCCACCACTTTGATACCCGCAGTCTGAACGAGGAGAATTTTATTGCCTCAATCG AATTGTGGAGCAAGCACCAGGATAACAGAAAGCAAAATGCTTTGGAAAAGGAACAGA GGGCTGAGGGGGCCAAGAAAAGTGGCGAGGGTGGCGACACGGAGGAGAAGAGGTCCCAGATCAGTGCTGACAGCGGCCTGAGCGTGACCTCTGGTTCACAG AAGAGCGATACCGAGTCTGTGGCCAGCTCTGAACCTCCAGCCCTAACCAGGAGCACCAGTCAGGACTCTGAGGCCAGCACAGTG GTAAGCAACAGCTCAGGGGAGACCCTGGGAGCGGACAGCGACCTGAGCAGCACAGCAGGGGACGGTCTGGGAGCCCGGCCCGCCCCACACCTCAACCTCTCCAGGGGCACTCTCTCCGACAGCGAGATCGAGACCAACCCTGCCACCAGCGCCGTCTTT GGGAAGACCCATAAGCTGAAGCCAGGTCCGAAGGAGCCGGCGAGGGTCATGGCCAAAGGAGGGCCAGCACCTCCTCTGGAGGATGTCAGCATGAGGATCTACCTGTGCGAGGGGCTGCTGG GGCGGGACAAGAGCTCCGTCTGGGACCAACTGGAAGATGCCGCCATGGAGACCTTCTCTTTGA GCAAAGAGCGCTCCACTCTGTGGGACCAGGTGCAGTTCTGGGAGGATGCCTTCCTGGATGCAGTCAtgctggagagggagggcaTGGGCATGGACCAGGGCCCGCATGAGATGATTGACAG GTACCTGTCTCTGGGCGACCATGACAGAAAGCGCCTGGAGGATGACGAAGACCGGCTGTTAGCCACGCTACTGCACAACATGATTGCCTACATGCTGATGATGAAG gTGACCCAGAATGATGTTCGGAAGAAGGTGAGGCGTCTGATGGGAAAGTCTCACATTGGCCTGACTTACAGCCAGGAGATCAATGACATTCTAGACCGCCTCAATAACCTG AATGGTCGCGAGCTACCCATCAGGCCGAGCGGCAGCCGCCACATTAAGAAGCAGACGTTTGTGGTGCATGCTGGGACAGACACCACAGGGGACATCTTCTTCATGGAG GTCTGCGACGACTGCATCGTGCTGCGCAGCAACATCGGCACCGTCTACGAGCGCTGGTGGTACGAGAAGCTCATCAACATGACCTACTGTCCCAAGACCAAGGTGCTGTGCCTTTGGCGACGCAATGGCCAAGAGACTCAGCTCAACAAGTTCTACACTAAAAAG